A stretch of Amycolatopsis balhimycina FH 1894 DNA encodes these proteins:
- a CDS encoding methyltransferase domain-containing protein, protein MTAAGWPELAHSLADQLADEGVLHSPAWRAALEQTPRHVFVPAFHTQRADGTWATTTDSDDRWLEQVYRNQPLVTALATTTTGHEVTISSSTKPGLMIRMLEALDIHDGHHVLEIGTGTGYNAALLTHRLGDQHVYSVDIGADLVTAARQRLASLGHTPTLAVTDGTAGLPQHAPYNRIIATCSVQEIPWAWAEQLRPGGLLLTDLKRTIHAGNLVLLRRHDDRLAGRFLPRWAGFMAIRHTDTAPETHQPPINPDTGTPTTTQLDPLPWTSPVPWLLAHAHLPAGIDFGYRGATGAGPEWAVFAAPDGSWCTVRTQPDDNGQRDVLQNGPTAIWDRVEAATHAWTRLGRPGWERLGLTVYPSRPHRVWLDQPDSDTHWDLHS, encoded by the coding sequence ATGACAGCCGCCGGCTGGCCGGAACTGGCCCACAGCCTGGCCGACCAGCTCGCCGACGAGGGCGTCCTGCACTCCCCCGCCTGGCGGGCCGCACTCGAGCAGACCCCGCGGCACGTGTTCGTCCCGGCATTCCACACCCAACGCGCCGACGGCACCTGGGCGACCACCACCGACAGTGATGACCGATGGCTCGAACAGGTCTACCGCAACCAGCCCCTCGTGACCGCGCTCGCCACCACCACGACCGGCCACGAGGTCACCATCTCCTCCTCGACCAAGCCCGGCTTGATGATCCGCATGCTCGAAGCCCTCGACATCCACGACGGACACCACGTCCTCGAGATCGGCACCGGAACCGGCTACAACGCCGCCCTGCTCACCCACCGCCTCGGCGACCAGCACGTGTACTCCGTCGACATCGGCGCAGACCTCGTCACCGCCGCCCGCCAACGCCTCGCCAGCCTCGGCCACACCCCCACCCTCGCCGTCACCGACGGCACAGCCGGCCTCCCCCAGCACGCCCCCTACAACCGGATCATCGCCACCTGCTCCGTCCAGGAAATCCCCTGGGCCTGGGCCGAACAACTGCGCCCCGGCGGCCTCCTGTTGACCGACCTCAAACGCACCATCCACGCCGGCAACCTCGTCCTGCTCAGACGGCACGACGACCGCTTGGCAGGCCGGTTCCTCCCCCGCTGGGCCGGCTTCATGGCCATCCGCCACACCGACACCGCACCCGAAACCCACCAGCCCCCGATCAACCCCGACACCGGCACACCGACCACAACACAGCTCGACCCGCTCCCGTGGACGTCCCCCGTGCCGTGGTTGCTCGCCCACGCCCACCTCCCAGCAGGAATCGACTTCGGCTACCGCGGCGCAACCGGCGCGGGCCCGGAATGGGCAGTCTTCGCCGCTCCCGACGGCTCGTGGTGCACCGTCCGAACACAACCCGACGACAACGGACAGCGGGACGTCCTCCAGAACGGGCCGACCGCAATCTGGGACCGCGTCGAAGCCGCCACCCACGCCTGGACCCGGCTCGGCCGGCCAGGCTGGGAGCGACTCGGCCTCACCGTCTACCCCAGCCGGCCGCACCGCGTCTGGCTCGACCAGCCCGACAGCGACACCCATTGGGACCTGCACAGCTGA
- a CDS encoding endonuclease/exonuclease/phosphatase family protein — protein MPLTVLTLNVGNPALERGRRQRDWLARRHEDVFVLTETGSGPGTQLIAESYRDAGWSVTYPEHPDKERGVMLLSRFECTVDPIGAAMSYLPARLAGIVLDTDGGPLRVLGAYVPSRDATEAKTTRKRAWIDAFHQAYEATGDDAAVLLLGDLNVLEPGHVPPHPGQFAPFETTFYTALTQRHGLTDLFRALHPTAVEHSWARRAELGYRYDHAHASTPLLAHLTSCTYVHDTRSGNPALTDHSGLAVQLTLTATAPLITSDPAADREATLF, from the coding sequence ATGCCCCTGACCGTCCTCACCCTCAACGTCGGCAACCCCGCCCTCGAACGAGGCCGCCGCCAGCGCGACTGGCTCGCCCGCCGCCACGAGGACGTCTTTGTGCTCACCGAGACCGGCTCCGGGCCCGGCACCCAGCTGATCGCCGAGTCCTACCGCGACGCCGGCTGGTCAGTCACCTACCCCGAGCACCCCGACAAGGAACGCGGCGTCATGCTGCTGTCCCGGTTCGAGTGCACGGTGGACCCCATCGGCGCTGCGATGTCCTACCTGCCCGCCCGGCTGGCCGGCATCGTGCTGGACACCGACGGCGGTCCGCTGCGCGTCCTCGGCGCCTACGTCCCCTCCCGCGACGCCACCGAAGCTAAGACCACCCGCAAGCGCGCGTGGATCGACGCCTTCCACCAGGCCTACGAAGCCACCGGGGACGACGCCGCCGTTCTCCTGCTGGGTGATCTCAACGTCCTGGAACCCGGTCACGTACCGCCGCACCCAGGGCAGTTCGCGCCGTTCGAGACCACCTTCTACACCGCGCTCACCCAACGGCACGGCCTCACCGACCTTTTCCGCGCGCTGCACCCGACCGCCGTCGAGCACAGCTGGGCCCGCCGCGCGGAACTCGGCTACCGCTACGACCACGCCCACGCCTCCACCCCGCTCCTCGCCCACCTCACCAGCTGCACGTACGTCCACGACACCCGTTCGGGGAACCCCGCCCTCACGGACCATTCAGGACTCGCCGTCCAGCTGACGCTCACCGCGACCGCGCCGCTGATAACCTCCGACCCGGCCGCGGACCGCGAGGCAACGCTGTTCTAG
- the istA gene encoding IS21 family transposase produces MLNVEDWAEIRRLHRAEGVPIKEIARRLGIARNTVRAALRSDGPPKYERAARGSAADAFEPQIRALLAEWPRLPGPVIAQKIGWPHSMSPLKKKLAALRPEYAGIDPVDRVAYEPGQVTQCDLWFPEPRIPVAAGQERMLPVLVMTLCFSRFLTATMIPSRQAGDILSGMWQLINGIGRVTKQLVWDRESAIGGTGRVSVPAAAFAGTLATKIVLAPPRDPEFKGIVERNNQFLETSFLPGRVFTSPADFNIQLDAWLAQANNRTVRSIQGRPVELLETDYQAMLPLPPVAPPIGLNQRVRLGRDYYVRVDTVDYSVDPRMIGRFVDIAASPEQVKVSCDGQVVARHDRCWAKQVVITDPAHQQAAALLRKNFAAERARREASGETRRHADGHVVAMRALPDYDALFGVDFTAPPTKASNT; encoded by the coding sequence GTGCTGAACGTGGAGGACTGGGCGGAGATCCGCCGGTTGCATCGGGCCGAGGGCGTGCCGATCAAGGAGATCGCCCGGCGGCTGGGTATCGCACGGAACACGGTCCGGGCGGCGTTGAGATCGGACGGGCCGCCGAAGTATGAGCGGGCGGCGCGAGGGTCGGCGGCGGATGCGTTCGAGCCGCAGATCCGGGCGTTGCTGGCCGAATGGCCGCGGTTGCCGGGACCGGTGATCGCGCAGAAGATCGGCTGGCCGCATTCTATGTCGCCGTTGAAGAAGAAGCTGGCCGCGTTGCGGCCGGAATATGCCGGGATCGACCCGGTCGACCGGGTGGCGTATGAGCCCGGGCAGGTCACCCAGTGTGACTTGTGGTTCCCCGAGCCACGGATCCCGGTCGCCGCGGGTCAGGAAAGGATGCTGCCGGTGCTGGTGATGACGTTGTGCTTCTCACGGTTCCTTACCGCGACGATGATCCCGTCGCGGCAGGCCGGGGACATCCTGTCGGGCATGTGGCAGCTGATCAACGGGATCGGCCGGGTCACCAAGCAACTGGTCTGGGACCGGGAGTCCGCGATCGGCGGGACCGGGCGGGTCAGCGTCCCGGCCGCGGCGTTCGCCGGCACCTTGGCCACGAAGATCGTGCTCGCGCCACCGCGGGACCCGGAGTTCAAGGGCATAGTCGAGCGGAACAACCAATTCCTGGAGACCTCGTTCCTGCCTGGCCGCGTTTTCACCTCACCCGCGGACTTCAACATCCAGCTGGATGCGTGGCTGGCCCAGGCGAACAACCGGACCGTCCGGTCGATCCAGGGTCGCCCGGTGGAGCTGCTGGAGACCGACTACCAGGCGATGCTGCCGCTGCCGCCGGTCGCCCCGCCGATCGGGCTGAACCAGCGGGTCCGGCTCGGCCGCGACTACTACGTGCGGGTCGACACCGTCGACTACTCCGTCGACCCGCGGATGATCGGCCGGTTCGTCGACATCGCGGCATCCCCGGAGCAGGTGAAGGTGTCCTGCGACGGGCAGGTCGTCGCCCGGCACGACCGTTGCTGGGCCAAGCAGGTCGTGATCACTGATCCGGCCCACCAGCAGGCCGCGGCCTTGCTGCGGAAGAACTTCGCGGCCGAACGCGCGCGCCGCGAGGCCTCCGGCGAGACCCGTCGTCACGCCGACGGACACGTCGTCGCGATGCGGGCCCTGCCGGACTACGACGCGCTCTTCGGCGTCGATTTCACTGCACCACCAACGAAAGCGAGCAACACGTGA
- the istB gene encoding IS21-like element helper ATPase IstB, with amino-acid sequence MSTTESTSAAPKDGLPSQIAYLTRALKTPTIGMFWEQLAGQARDENWSHEEYLAALLARQVADRESKGTVMRIRTAHFPAVKTLEDFNLDHLPSLRRDILAHLSTGTFLAKAENVILLGPPGIGKTHLAIGLGVKATQAGYSVLFDTASNWIARLTAAHHGNRLEDELKKIRRYKLIIIDEVGYIPFDQDAANLFFQLIASRYEQGSVMVTSNLPFGRWGETFSDDVVAAAMIDRLVHHAEVLTLTGDSYRTRQRRNLLRDQQQNPDRN; translated from the coding sequence GTGAGCACAACCGAGTCCACCTCCGCGGCGCCGAAAGATGGGCTGCCGTCCCAGATCGCCTATCTCACCCGGGCGCTCAAGACCCCGACGATCGGGATGTTCTGGGAGCAGCTGGCCGGTCAGGCCCGGGACGAGAACTGGTCACACGAGGAATACCTCGCTGCGCTGCTGGCCCGCCAGGTCGCCGACCGCGAATCCAAAGGCACCGTGATGCGGATCCGCACCGCCCACTTTCCGGCGGTCAAAACCTTGGAGGACTTCAACCTCGATCACCTGCCTTCGCTGCGCCGCGACATCTTGGCGCATCTGTCGACCGGCACGTTCCTCGCGAAGGCCGAGAACGTGATCCTGCTCGGCCCGCCCGGCATCGGCAAAACCCACCTCGCGATCGGGCTCGGCGTCAAAGCCACCCAGGCCGGCTACTCGGTGCTGTTCGACACCGCGAGCAATTGGATCGCCCGGCTCACCGCCGCCCACCACGGCAACCGGCTCGAGGACGAACTCAAGAAGATCCGCCGCTACAAACTGATTATCATCGATGAGGTCGGCTACATCCCGTTCGATCAGGACGCGGCGAACCTGTTCTTCCAGCTCATCGCTTCCCGCTACGAGCAGGGCTCGGTGATGGTGACGTCGAACCTGCCGTTCGGGCGTTGGGGTGAGACCTTCTCCGACGACGTCGTCGCCGCGGCCATGATCGACCGCCTGGTCCATCACGCCGAAGTTCTCACCCTGACCGGCGACTCCTACCGGACCCGCCAGCGCCGCAACCTGCTACGCGACCAGCAGCAGAACCCCGACCGGAACTAG
- a CDS encoding NUDIX hydrolase, translating into MTVASDPTLRVGARVLLLNPADEVLLIHARDPDNPDHHWWELPGGGQDPGEKLEDTARREIAEETGLVLDEIGRKLWTRESRFTYRGQEHHRLDHVYLARTDHDAPQVALRHTANERAGLIERRWWSAAAVSTCRDKLLPAELPDLLQALFDDRFPITPLTLTA; encoded by the coding sequence ATGACCGTCGCCAGCGACCCGACGTTGCGGGTCGGCGCCCGCGTCCTGCTCCTCAACCCCGCCGACGAAGTCCTGCTCATCCACGCCCGCGATCCCGACAACCCCGACCATCACTGGTGGGAACTCCCCGGCGGCGGCCAGGACCCGGGCGAGAAGCTCGAGGACACCGCCCGCCGCGAGATCGCCGAGGAAACCGGGCTGGTTCTGGACGAGATCGGCCGCAAGCTCTGGACCCGCGAGAGCCGCTTCACCTACCGCGGTCAAGAGCACCACCGCCTCGACCACGTCTACCTCGCCCGCACCGACCACGACGCCCCGCAGGTCGCCCTCCGACACACCGCCAACGAGCGCGCCGGCCTGATTGAGCGGCGCTGGTGGTCAGCTGCCGCGGTCTCGACCTGCCGTGACAAGCTCTTGCCCGCCGAGCTGCCCGACCTCCTGCAGGCACTCTTCGACGACCGCTTCCCAATCACTCCCCTGACACTCACTGCCTGA
- a CDS encoding ATP-binding protein, producing MQHEPTTPWPPLPVPHQLPARSRGFSGREEQLLSLDKQWGHSGPELPVVVVTGMPGVGKTSLAIEWAWRGIGKFPDGVLYVDLRGYSPGQPLPPSTALRGFLDALGAVPNQVPENPDAQSRLYRTLIADKRMLIILDDARDARQVIPLLPGTASCTVIVTSRQSLTELTAVHGARRLKLDILGEAESRILLAQLVGADRAASEPQAIDELVRTCAGLPLALRILGGRVRERRRLPLAGIAAELRTAVLEPNEDDPTISLLSVLSWSYQALPADVARSFRLLGLAPGPDFGLNAAATLNERSIDQTRHALAVLDQTNLVEHRTPDRYALHDLVRTYALELTLSVDGEAVRSDARDRVIDFYLHTAKDANQQLSQRKGRLELGQFAPGTIPLTLADAIEALAWFDTEHICLLAIQRLASTLGRYSAVWQLAIAMDTYLRRKGSLDDRLTSWRTALAAAEHLGKAGPLALALRQLGDACSRSGQHAEALDLAQRGLELSEPAGAAEQAEVHRTLAMILERQGDSGRALDHALQALDRVRTLGDGFAEAEVLNSVARYAARLGHFGQARDHCRAAQELHRYHPDRAEEADTLDTLGYLAHHSGEYPQALTLYGDALQLRRDLGDLYQVADTLRNLGEIHAGVGDYQTAHLRWTEARELFTEQGRTEEAEDTRHQVEALYHAAPGDAEEITIHTSGDDGQPVRDALVELLEVAGFDIISLDVPQHGSWFQRLFVTKKDSQGGEELGRLVAAAVANQLDGTVNGAVVQARNISLNHSTAGVGHNEQEANAIARLLEACQAQDEVAVCTSSFVLVKVDGRITCWVPTAETMRILRANPQLLHSPKELFDTLSRLPESTAGDQLPGDRPSTTAHGDLPA from the coding sequence ATGCAGCACGAACCGACGACGCCCTGGCCACCTCTTCCGGTTCCACACCAGCTCCCCGCCCGTTCCCGAGGTTTTTCCGGGCGAGAAGAGCAACTCCTCTCGTTGGACAAGCAATGGGGCCACTCAGGCCCTGAGTTACCGGTAGTGGTGGTCACCGGCATGCCGGGAGTCGGCAAGACTTCACTGGCAATCGAGTGGGCGTGGCGGGGGATCGGCAAGTTCCCCGACGGGGTGTTGTACGTCGATCTTCGGGGTTACTCGCCCGGCCAGCCGTTGCCGCCGAGCACTGCTCTGCGTGGATTCCTCGATGCTTTGGGCGCTGTCCCGAACCAGGTCCCAGAGAATCCCGACGCCCAATCACGCCTGTACCGGACTCTGATCGCTGATAAACGAATGCTGATTATCTTGGACGACGCAAGGGACGCTCGTCAGGTCATTCCACTGCTGCCGGGAACCGCGTCGTGTACCGTCATCGTGACCAGTCGCCAGTCACTCACCGAGCTGACCGCCGTCCACGGCGCACGCCGGCTGAAACTGGACATCCTCGGGGAAGCGGAATCGCGAATTCTGCTGGCTCAGCTTGTCGGAGCGGACCGCGCCGCCTCTGAACCCCAGGCGATTGACGAACTGGTCCGCACCTGTGCCGGACTCCCGCTGGCATTGAGAATTCTCGGTGGACGAGTACGGGAACGCCGTCGCCTGCCGTTGGCCGGCATCGCCGCCGAATTGCGCACCGCCGTACTCGAACCCAACGAAGACGACCCGACAATCAGCCTGCTGTCGGTGCTGTCCTGGTCTTACCAAGCCCTTCCGGCCGATGTCGCGCGCTCCTTTCGCCTGCTCGGCCTGGCGCCCGGGCCGGACTTCGGGCTGAACGCCGCTGCCACCTTGAACGAGCGGAGCATCGACCAGACCCGGCACGCTCTGGCCGTCCTGGACCAGACCAACCTCGTCGAACACCGGACACCCGATCGGTACGCGCTTCATGATCTGGTACGCACCTACGCCCTTGAACTAACCCTTTCGGTTGACGGCGAGGCCGTTCGGTCGGACGCTCGCGACAGGGTGATCGATTTCTACCTGCACACCGCCAAAGACGCGAACCAGCAGCTGTCGCAGCGCAAGGGCCGTCTCGAGCTCGGTCAGTTCGCACCTGGCACCATTCCCCTGACCTTGGCGGACGCGATCGAGGCCTTGGCGTGGTTCGATACCGAGCACATCTGCTTGCTTGCGATTCAACGGCTGGCCTCGACCTTGGGCCGGTACAGCGCTGTGTGGCAGCTGGCCATCGCCATGGACACCTACCTGCGGCGTAAGGGCAGCTTGGACGATCGGCTCACGAGCTGGCGGACAGCACTCGCCGCGGCCGAGCACCTCGGCAAGGCGGGTCCGCTGGCCCTAGCGCTTCGCCAACTCGGTGATGCCTGTTCCCGCTCCGGGCAACACGCCGAAGCTCTCGATCTCGCGCAGCGAGGCCTCGAACTGTCCGAGCCTGCCGGGGCCGCCGAACAAGCCGAAGTCCATCGGACGCTGGCGATGATCTTGGAGCGCCAAGGGGACAGCGGACGAGCTCTCGACCACGCTCTTCAGGCTCTCGACCGCGTTCGCACGCTCGGTGACGGCTTCGCCGAAGCGGAGGTCCTCAACTCCGTCGCCCGTTACGCCGCCCGGCTCGGTCATTTCGGCCAAGCTCGCGATCACTGCAGAGCGGCGCAGGAGTTGCACCGCTACCACCCCGACCGCGCCGAAGAGGCTGACACGCTGGACACCCTGGGTTACCTCGCCCACCATTCAGGCGAGTATCCCCAAGCCCTGACGCTCTATGGTGACGCTCTGCAACTACGCCGCGACTTGGGTGACCTCTACCAAGTCGCTGACACACTCCGCAACCTCGGCGAAATCCACGCAGGCGTCGGCGATTACCAAACTGCCCATTTGCGCTGGACCGAGGCCCGCGAGCTGTTCACCGAACAGGGCCGGACGGAAGAGGCCGAGGACACGCGACACCAGGTGGAAGCTCTGTATCATGCTGCACCGGGCGACGCGGAAGAGATCACGATCCACACGTCCGGTGACGACGGTCAACCGGTGCGAGACGCCTTGGTCGAACTTCTGGAGGTCGCCGGATTCGACATCATTTCGCTGGACGTACCCCAGCACGGGTCCTGGTTCCAGCGCCTGTTCGTCACCAAGAAGGACTCCCAAGGCGGAGAAGAGCTGGGCCGGCTGGTGGCGGCTGCGGTGGCCAACCAGCTGGACGGCACAGTGAACGGCGCGGTAGTCCAAGCTCGCAATATCTCTCTCAACCACAGCACCGCAGGTGTCGGGCACAACGAACAAGAAGCCAACGCGATCGCCCGGTTGCTCGAAGCGTGCCAAGCCCAGGACGAGGTCGCCGTCTGCACCAGCTCCTTCGTGCTCGTCAAGGTCGACGGCCGAATCACCTGCTGGGTGCCCACCGCTGAGACTATGCGCATCTTGCGCGCCAATCCGCAGCTGCTGCACTCTCCAAAGGAACTCTTCGACACACTCTCCCGGCTTCCGGAGAGCACTGCCGGTGATCAATTGCCCGGTGATCGGCCGAGCACGACCGCGCACGGCGACCTCCCAGCTTGA
- a CDS encoding DEAD/DEAH box helicase, which translates to MRFHGTFIGIDRYQAADIGFLTSAVRDATALHALFTDGFDGEPALLTDADATRAKIVEELRRLAASSSDDDLVVVSFSGHGSTTHELVPYDADRARLEETGLPLEDLAELLNQIPAATLICVLDCCFSGGFGAKALTAPLHARGLESELDLLEHIAGHGRIVLAASAPNERAYEDPGLGHGLLTYELLTALQGAPEVVSGGKIDVYKLLEHVTRRVVDASSAVRKEQHPCFRGSLAGTPTWPILTPGARYAAAFPEFVRQPATADLDSLASFGIPQVVLDTWGRSIAELNALQLAAINDFGVLDGKNLLVTAPTSSGKTMVGELAALRGAVDHQRALFLLPMRALVDDKYAEFTRKYADLGVVTIRSTGEISDDNAALMSGRYDICLMTYEKFGSMILANPYLLRQVGTIVVDEVQMLVDPGRGADLEFVLTLVKSRRAAGINPQIICLSAVIGDTGGLERWLDGRQLRREERPVPLVEGVVDGTGQYRYLDEEGQPKAEKAITPLWSGKNSSQDVVIPLVAKLVSEGKQVIVFRETKGETLGCAGYLSAQLGLPPAQAALDALPTGDLSTSSERLHKTLAGGVGFHNADLTREERLVLEEEFRRRDTELRVLVATTTLAMGVNTPASAVVIVGLNHFSGPYTVAEYKNMVGRAGRLGYAEHGESYIVGTRGLDVQRIWSRYVTGRPEDVKSVFLKDVTDHRTQVLRTLAALQPGPDGSVESDVLISFLESTFAAFQQRQANPGWSWGKGRILGILSELQQHQLIEIVDGGRYRPTDLGRFAGEGGVFVDSIIRLVEVLRHVTAQPNSTTLITAAQVTKELDDVHFPFHRKARNTEHRRWPQELMNQQVEPRVQNMLRIGGTDQLASAVRAKKAMACLLYASSTPLGVVEQHLMQHNLGNEAAGAIRSVAGRTRDLVPAVMRVFTFLHPDVATSSLAERTMVRLELGIPAELVDLGMVLGAELTRAQYLALLGHGITTPDEVEASDVESLADHLNVSTARAAELQAFLHNRERQSEESFVPLLPPPTE; encoded by the coding sequence ATGCGGTTCCACGGCACGTTTATCGGGATCGACCGCTACCAGGCTGCCGACATCGGCTTCCTCACCTCTGCGGTACGCGACGCGACCGCACTGCACGCGCTGTTCACCGATGGCTTCGACGGCGAACCTGCTCTGCTGACCGACGCGGATGCGACCCGAGCCAAGATCGTCGAGGAGCTACGGCGGCTGGCGGCGTCCAGCAGCGACGACGATCTGGTCGTCGTCAGCTTCTCGGGTCACGGCAGCACCACACACGAACTGGTCCCGTATGATGCGGATCGCGCCAGGCTCGAGGAAACCGGGCTACCGCTGGAAGACCTCGCCGAACTTCTGAACCAGATCCCGGCGGCGACGCTGATCTGCGTGCTCGACTGCTGCTTCTCCGGCGGATTCGGCGCCAAGGCCCTGACAGCTCCGTTACACGCTCGCGGTCTTGAATCGGAGCTCGACCTATTGGAGCACATCGCCGGCCACGGCCGGATCGTTCTCGCTGCGTCCGCGCCGAATGAGCGGGCATACGAGGACCCCGGGCTTGGTCACGGCCTGCTGACCTACGAGCTGCTGACAGCGCTGCAGGGAGCGCCGGAGGTCGTCAGCGGTGGCAAGATCGACGTGTACAAACTCCTTGAACACGTCACCCGCAGGGTAGTCGACGCGTCCTCGGCAGTCCGCAAGGAACAGCATCCATGCTTTCGAGGCAGCCTCGCCGGCACGCCGACGTGGCCGATCCTCACGCCGGGCGCCCGATATGCGGCAGCCTTTCCCGAGTTCGTTCGCCAGCCCGCGACAGCGGACCTGGACAGTCTGGCATCCTTTGGCATCCCTCAGGTAGTCCTGGACACCTGGGGGCGGTCGATAGCCGAGCTCAATGCGCTACAACTGGCCGCGATCAACGACTTCGGCGTCCTTGACGGCAAGAACCTGCTCGTCACCGCTCCGACCTCGTCGGGCAAGACCATGGTCGGCGAACTGGCCGCGCTCCGTGGCGCGGTGGACCACCAGCGCGCATTGTTTCTGCTCCCCATGCGCGCGCTGGTCGATGACAAGTACGCGGAATTCACGCGCAAGTACGCCGATCTCGGTGTCGTGACCATTAGGTCGACCGGGGAAATCAGCGACGACAACGCGGCGCTGATGAGCGGCCGCTACGACATCTGCCTGATGACCTACGAGAAGTTCGGCTCGATGATCCTCGCCAACCCGTACTTGCTGCGCCAAGTCGGCACGATTGTCGTGGACGAGGTGCAGATGCTGGTCGACCCGGGCCGCGGAGCAGACCTCGAGTTCGTCTTGACCCTGGTCAAGAGCCGCCGGGCCGCCGGAATCAATCCGCAGATCATCTGCCTGTCTGCCGTCATCGGCGACACCGGCGGTCTGGAGCGCTGGCTCGACGGACGGCAGCTCCGGCGGGAAGAACGCCCTGTGCCCTTGGTCGAAGGCGTCGTCGACGGGACCGGCCAGTACCGGTACCTGGACGAGGAGGGACAGCCGAAGGCCGAGAAGGCGATCACGCCGTTGTGGAGTGGCAAGAACAGCAGCCAGGATGTGGTCATCCCGTTGGTCGCCAAGCTTGTCAGCGAAGGCAAGCAAGTCATCGTCTTCCGGGAAACCAAGGGCGAAACGCTCGGTTGTGCAGGTTACCTGTCCGCACAGCTCGGTCTCCCACCGGCCCAAGCCGCGCTCGACGCCTTGCCGACGGGCGATCTCTCGACATCCTCCGAACGGTTGCACAAGACGCTTGCCGGAGGGGTCGGCTTTCACAACGCCGACCTCACCCGCGAGGAAAGGCTGGTCCTCGAGGAGGAGTTCCGTCGTCGCGACACCGAGCTTCGTGTTCTCGTAGCCACCACCACGCTCGCCATGGGCGTGAACACTCCCGCATCCGCGGTAGTGATCGTCGGGCTCAATCATTTCAGCGGTCCGTACACTGTCGCCGAGTACAAGAACATGGTCGGCCGGGCCGGCCGGCTGGGGTATGCTGAACACGGTGAGTCCTACATCGTCGGAACCCGAGGTCTCGACGTTCAACGGATCTGGTCTCGTTACGTCACTGGCAGGCCCGAGGACGTGAAATCGGTTTTCCTCAAAGACGTCACCGACCACCGGACGCAGGTGCTTCGCACACTCGCAGCGCTGCAGCCCGGCCCGGACGGCAGCGTCGAGTCCGACGTGCTGATCTCCTTCCTGGAAAGCACCTTCGCCGCATTTCAGCAGCGTCAGGCCAACCCCGGATGGAGCTGGGGAAAAGGCCGCATTCTCGGCATCCTGAGCGAGCTTCAACAGCACCAGCTGATCGAGATCGTCGACGGTGGTCGGTACCGGCCAACCGACCTCGGGCGGTTCGCAGGCGAAGGTGGAGTATTTGTCGACTCGATCATCCGGCTGGTCGAAGTGCTGCGCCACGTGACTGCACAACCGAACTCGACGACGTTGATCACCGCCGCCCAAGTGACGAAGGAACTCGACGATGTCCACTTCCCGTTCCATCGGAAAGCCAGGAATACCGAACACCGACGATGGCCGCAGGAGCTGATGAACCAGCAGGTCGAGCCGCGCGTGCAGAACATGCTGCGCATTGGCGGCACCGACCAGCTCGCCAGCGCGGTCAGGGCGAAGAAGGCCATGGCCTGTCTGCTGTACGCGAGCAGCACACCACTCGGCGTTGTGGAACAACACCTCATGCAGCACAACCTTGGCAACGAGGCCGCGGGCGCGATACGTAGCGTCGCCGGTCGCACGCGCGACTTGGTACCGGCCGTCATGCGAGTGTTCACGTTCCTGCACCCCGATGTCGCGACGAGCTCCCTGGCCGAGCGCACGATGGTACGTCTCGAACTCGGCATCCCAGCCGAGCTTGTCGACCTTGGAATGGTGCTCGGCGCCGAACTCACCCGGGCGCAGTACCTCGCACTTCTCGGCCACGGCATCACGACCCCTGATGAGGTCGAAGCCAGCGACGTCGAGAGCCTGGCCGATCACCTCAACGTCTCTACGGCCAGGGCCGCTGAGCTCCAGGCCTTCCTGCACAACCGTGAGCGGCAGAGCGAGGAGTCGTTCGTCCCTTTGCTCCCGCCGCCCACTGAGTAG
- a CDS encoding restriction endonuclease: MPMSATEGGALVVEDGFDRWPTFALSPAEYERAVVDIVTTTGHEITDWRVEHLDPVEGMDGTYIIDVTARFRVMGADFVILFECKRHSRPVEREDVQVLQDKLRSTGAHKGVVVAASGFQRGALQYAQKHGIACVRLVDGAWTYETRDHNAPAVPQPTGNFLAYARSLGDRGFRNVLLSDQQSSVRDLLFTTSGEMPTV; this comes from the coding sequence ATGCCGATGTCCGCAACGGAAGGTGGGGCGCTCGTGGTAGAGGATGGGTTCGATCGGTGGCCGACGTTCGCTCTGAGCCCAGCTGAGTACGAGCGCGCCGTCGTCGACATTGTCACGACGACGGGCCACGAGATTACCGACTGGCGAGTAGAGCACCTGGACCCGGTCGAGGGCATGGACGGCACATACATTATCGATGTGACCGCCCGGTTCAGGGTTATGGGCGCCGATTTCGTGATCCTCTTCGAATGCAAAAGACACTCTCGCCCGGTCGAACGCGAGGACGTCCAGGTCCTCCAGGACAAGCTGCGTTCGACGGGAGCACACAAGGGTGTTGTCGTCGCTGCAAGCGGGTTCCAGCGTGGCGCGTTGCAGTACGCGCAGAAACACGGAATCGCGTGCGTGAGGCTGGTCGACGGAGCCTGGACATACGAGACACGTGACCACAACGCACCGGCCGTCCCGCAACCCACAGGCAACTTTCTCGCGTACGCCCGCAGTCTCGGCGACCGGGGATTCCGCAATGTGCTGCTGAGCGACCAGCAATCGTCGGTACGCGACCTGCTGTTCACTACCTCCGGCGAGATGCCGACGGTATAG